A window of the Schlesneria paludicola DSM 18645 genome harbors these coding sequences:
- a CDS encoding DUF3299 domain-containing protein, protein MSLVREAMTETLNRPEYGMEEFSYRPVPPLVAVSMAFTCLSLLAVLSDLLLIVPLIGIVLAFIAYYQISRSQGDLSGGGLAVSSLVLMLAMFIAFGAMHLHSYATEVPEGYSRINFTSDISQKGFTSEGGQAGIHPDVAKLAGKPIYLKGYMYPFRETHGLKSFVLCRDAGECCFGGQPKPTDMILVNMTEGALADYHDKQLVGVAGTLKVEPTYDASGLNPVYQLDCKYFAPAKTWY, encoded by the coding sequence ATGTCATTGGTACGAGAAGCGATGACCGAAACATTGAATCGACCCGAATACGGGATGGAAGAATTCAGTTATCGTCCGGTTCCACCGCTGGTGGCCGTCAGCATGGCATTCACCTGCCTGTCGCTGCTCGCCGTCTTGTCTGACCTGCTACTCATTGTTCCGCTGATTGGGATTGTCTTGGCGTTTATCGCCTACTATCAGATTTCCCGATCACAGGGTGATTTGTCAGGCGGCGGGTTGGCCGTTTCGAGTCTGGTGCTCATGCTGGCCATGTTCATCGCATTTGGAGCGATGCATCTGCATAGTTATGCAACGGAAGTTCCGGAAGGTTATTCCCGAATTAACTTTACGTCCGATATCTCTCAGAAGGGTTTCACGTCAGAGGGCGGCCAGGCTGGAATTCATCCCGATGTCGCCAAATTGGCTGGAAAACCCATTTACCTCAAAGGTTATATGTACCCGTTCCGGGAAACGCATGGACTGAAATCGTTTGTGCTTTGTCGTGATGCGGGTGAATGCTGCTTTGGTGGACAGCCGAAACCGACCGATATGATTCTGGTGAATATGACGGAAGGGGCGTTGGCCGACTATCACGACAAGCAACTGGTTGGCGTCGCCGGAACGCTGAAAGTCGAACCAACTTATGATGCGAGTGGTTTGAACCCCGTGTACCAGCTCGATTGCAAGTACTTCGCACCTGCCAAGACGTGGTACTGA
- a CDS encoding GntR family transcriptional regulator — protein sequence MDYDRQCMSDRIRQVLTSRIFDGTLKAGDRLVELEIAREFDTSQTPVREALRELESLRLVDSVPYRGTRVREIREREMVEAYTVRGALEQLAGELAAPRLLGNVIQIRESLTRIHEAAREGDIEAYARHNMDFHRAIVVASDNNVLIQSWDNLAFEARVRLHLRCRPEPHLADRAREHDPVVDALEAGDGLLAGQFLRAHAESCKKRWCETVVDAVAPAESEALDVQTLRASCLS from the coding sequence ATGGACTACGACCGCCAGTGCATGAGTGATCGCATCCGGCAGGTCCTGACGTCGAGAATCTTCGACGGGACTCTCAAAGCCGGTGACCGGTTGGTGGAACTCGAGATCGCACGCGAGTTTGACACGAGCCAGACCCCCGTGAGGGAAGCGCTGCGAGAACTGGAATCGCTGCGACTTGTCGACAGCGTTCCCTATCGGGGGACACGTGTCAGAGAAATCCGCGAACGTGAAATGGTGGAAGCCTATACCGTTCGCGGGGCCTTGGAACAACTGGCGGGCGAGCTGGCGGCACCGCGATTGCTCGGGAACGTCATCCAGATACGCGAATCGCTGACTCGGATCCATGAGGCGGCTCGTGAGGGCGACATTGAAGCCTACGCGCGCCACAACATGGATTTCCATCGGGCGATTGTGGTGGCATCCGATAACAACGTCTTGATTCAGTCCTGGGACAACCTTGCCTTTGAAGCACGCGTCCGACTTCACCTGCGATGTCGGCCTGAGCCTCATTTAGCGGATCGGGCGCGCGAACATGATCCGGTCGTCGATGCTCTTGAAGCTGGAGACGGCCTCCTTGCGGGTCAATTTTTACGAGCCCATGCCGAGTCGTGTAAGAAACGCTGGTGCGAAACGGTAGTAGATGCAGTGGCTCCTGCGGAATCCGAGGCATTGGATGTACAGACGTTGAGAGCCAGCTGTTTGTCATGA
- the sppA gene encoding signal peptide peptidase SppA, with the protein MTETTAFAPGPRGSGGPQTILVQTQVSSPWRGWIIKILMAALVLSILANIGLFSAYRQYFSNVDPPHERFHSGSVTSTEKIAILKMESTIMPPYTERLIRQIDHAAKDKEVKGVLLVVDSPGGLVADSHQIYHRLQKLRNEKPVYVQMKRIAASGGYYIAMGAGPDGMIYAEPTTWTGSIGVILPRYDFSKLADTYGVASDPLKTGKFKDTLNPFRPMTDDERKLWENIIDQSYQKFITVIDDNRKTLNRDAVTALATGQIYTADDAKQNMLIDEIGFEEDSLAALKEKIGVKNPRVVNYETPTSLMDIVLGNSKAQVTGDPWKSFIESTVPRAMYYCSWLPVMP; encoded by the coding sequence ATGACGGAAACTACTGCATTTGCGCCGGGCCCACGCGGGAGCGGCGGACCGCAAACCATCCTGGTTCAAACCCAGGTCTCCAGCCCATGGCGGGGGTGGATCATCAAGATCCTGATGGCGGCACTGGTCCTGTCGATTCTGGCAAACATTGGGCTCTTTTCCGCTTACCGTCAGTACTTTTCGAATGTTGATCCGCCGCATGAACGATTTCACTCAGGCAGTGTGACATCAACGGAAAAGATCGCCATCCTGAAAATGGAATCGACGATCATGCCGCCCTACACCGAACGGCTCATCCGCCAGATTGACCATGCTGCCAAAGATAAAGAGGTCAAGGGTGTGCTACTGGTCGTTGACAGCCCCGGGGGACTCGTCGCAGACAGCCACCAGATCTATCACCGGCTCCAAAAACTCCGAAATGAAAAACCGGTCTATGTGCAGATGAAACGAATCGCGGCCTCGGGCGGATACTACATCGCCATGGGTGCGGGTCCCGATGGCATGATCTACGCCGAACCAACGACCTGGACCGGCTCGATTGGCGTCATTCTGCCGCGTTACGATTTCAGCAAACTCGCCGACACTTATGGCGTTGCTTCAGATCCCCTGAAGACCGGCAAATTCAAAGATACGCTCAATCCGTTCCGCCCGATGACGGACGACGAACGCAAATTGTGGGAAAACATCATCGATCAGTCGTACCAGAAATTCATCACGGTCATCGATGACAACCGAAAAACACTCAACCGCGATGCCGTCACGGCGCTCGCCACCGGCCAGATCTACACTGCCGATGATGCCAAACAGAATATGCTGATTGATGAAATCGGCTTTGAAGAAGATTCGCTCGCGGCGTTGAAAGAGAAGATCGGCGTGAAAAACCCGCGAGTCGTCAACTACGAAACTCCCACGTCGCTCATGGATATCGTGTTGGGAAATTCGAAAGCACAGGTCACGGGCGATCCATGGAAATCATTCATCGAATCGACCGTGCCACGTGCGATGTACTACTGCTCCTGGCTGCCTGTGATGCCGTGA
- the infC gene encoding translation initiation factor IF-3: MNDQIRLSPIRVVDQEGKMLGVIPTSEAMRVATDAGLDLVEVAPNERPPVCRIMDYGKFKYEQKRKAANSAKQHQVQLKEIRLRPKTGEHDIDFKVKQARDFLAHKDKVKFNVQFKGRENAHHDRGREMLASIIEQLQDISKVEKTPSMEGGRNMTAVLSPKA; the protein is encoded by the coding sequence ATTAACGACCAGATTCGTCTTTCACCGATTCGCGTCGTCGATCAAGAAGGAAAAATGCTGGGCGTTATCCCCACGTCAGAAGCGATGAGGGTCGCGACAGATGCCGGTCTTGATTTGGTAGAAGTCGCCCCAAACGAACGCCCGCCCGTTTGTCGAATCATGGACTACGGCAAGTTCAAATACGAGCAAAAGCGTAAAGCAGCTAACTCGGCAAAGCAGCACCAGGTGCAACTCAAGGAAATCCGTCTCCGCCCGAAAACGGGTGAGCACGACATCGATTTCAAAGTGAAGCAAGCTCGGGATTTTCTCGCTCACAAAGACAAAGTGAAATTCAACGTCCAATTCAAAGGACGCGAGAACGCGCACCATGACCGCGGCCGCGAAATGCTTGCCAGCATCATCGAGCAACTACAGGATATCAGCAAAGTCGAAAAGACGCCCTCGATGGAAGGTGGCCGCAATATGACGGCCGTGCTGTCGCCAAAAGCGTAA
- a CDS encoding flagellar motor switch protein FliM → MGQILSQSEVEAILSAVNFPSAMSTPQSATANFGSDVSLYDFEHPEPLRQSQLDTLRRLALANRSELETRLKSLLRAPVRITFLAVEQSTFRDYLATSEHPGCLAVLEASIPGPHWLLDVGRTLSLIAIDCMLGGQADADQRPVDHTRPFTEVEVKLLKKAFAAILPGLISGLAPQDALFPKQIVSDATMLAEATANDAVALVSYEIGCGTYQGLIQLCVPWRFALSGTGHLAQHASDSADSLRTGAGQLPVKVAARIAQFKLSAKELATLQCGDVVMTEVSPHDEICLEINGAAVFRGSPGQDRNRKAIVLTTPVHAKPKTANSDDTPPETAVR, encoded by the coding sequence ATGGGCCAGATCTTGAGTCAGTCGGAAGTGGAAGCAATTCTGTCCGCCGTGAACTTCCCGAGCGCCATGTCCACACCGCAGTCCGCTACCGCCAATTTCGGCAGCGACGTTTCTCTGTACGACTTCGAACACCCTGAACCTCTCCGGCAATCACAGCTCGACACGCTACGCCGATTGGCTCTGGCGAATCGAAGCGAGCTTGAGACGCGTCTCAAATCGCTGTTGCGTGCACCTGTTCGAATCACCTTTCTTGCCGTCGAACAGTCCACGTTTCGCGACTATCTGGCAACGTCTGAACATCCCGGTTGCTTGGCTGTGCTTGAGGCGTCGATACCGGGCCCACATTGGCTTTTGGACGTTGGACGAACCCTGTCACTCATCGCGATCGACTGCATGCTCGGCGGCCAGGCGGACGCCGACCAGCGCCCCGTCGATCACACTCGACCCTTTACGGAAGTGGAAGTGAAGCTTTTGAAAAAAGCGTTTGCCGCAATCTTGCCGGGATTGATCAGCGGGCTCGCACCCCAAGACGCTCTTTTTCCGAAACAGATTGTCTCAGACGCAACGATGCTCGCCGAAGCGACCGCGAACGATGCAGTGGCATTGGTCAGTTACGAAATCGGCTGCGGAACATATCAAGGATTGATTCAACTTTGCGTTCCCTGGCGCTTCGCCTTGAGCGGCACAGGCCACCTTGCGCAACACGCCTCAGATTCAGCCGACTCCTTGCGCACTGGTGCGGGACAACTTCCGGTCAAAGTCGCCGCTCGCATCGCGCAATTCAAACTCTCGGCAAAGGAACTGGCAACCTTGCAATGCGGCGATGTCGTGATGACCGAGGTGTCGCCGCACGATGAAATCTGCCTCGAAATTAATGGCGCAGCGGTCTTTCGTGGCTCCCCAGGTCAAGATCGCAACCGAAAAGCCATCGTACTGACCACCCCAGTTCACGCGAAGCCAAAAACGGCGAACTCGGACGACACGCCACCAGAAACCGCCGTCCGATGA
- a CDS encoding deoxyribonuclease IV has product MPLFGSHLSIAGGLYKAVEAAAELGMSTVQIFTHSPSQWSVKPVATDVGNKTSIKTAGDEQSAQWEGKLLADDDIRRFREAIERTQLRKPCAHDSYLINLATPDDALWQKSIEAIVAELLRAESLGLDGVVMHPGSFVKSTEEIGQRRIVAGLDEAHRRTKGVRCQYWLETTAGQGTNLGHRFEQIAFVLREVKEPERLGTCVDSCHIFAAGYPLQSKAEYQATMHEFDDTIGIDRIRAWHLNDSKKPLGSRVDRHEHIGEGCLGLEPFRHIVNDPRFAEIPMYLETEKGERDGVNLDAMNLATLRGLMSKS; this is encoded by the coding sequence ATGCCATTGTTCGGTTCGCATCTTTCTATCGCAGGCGGTCTCTACAAAGCCGTCGAGGCTGCCGCGGAACTCGGAATGAGTACGGTTCAAATCTTTACGCACAGCCCGTCACAGTGGTCCGTAAAGCCCGTCGCAACGGATGTTGGAAACAAAACGAGCATCAAGACGGCCGGTGACGAGCAGTCCGCACAATGGGAAGGAAAATTGCTCGCCGACGATGACATCCGACGATTTCGTGAAGCCATTGAGAGAACACAGCTTCGAAAGCCATGTGCGCATGACAGCTATTTGATCAACCTGGCGACCCCGGACGACGCCCTGTGGCAGAAATCGATCGAAGCCATCGTTGCTGAACTTCTGCGAGCCGAGTCCCTAGGACTCGATGGCGTCGTCATGCATCCGGGTAGCTTTGTGAAATCGACTGAGGAAATCGGGCAGCGTCGCATCGTCGCAGGGCTCGATGAAGCACACCGTCGAACGAAGGGCGTGCGGTGCCAGTACTGGCTCGAAACGACCGCAGGACAGGGCACCAATCTCGGCCACCGATTCGAACAGATCGCGTTCGTGCTTCGCGAAGTGAAAGAGCCCGAACGCCTGGGCACTTGTGTCGATTCCTGCCACATTTTCGCGGCAGGCTACCCGCTGCAATCGAAAGCGGAATATCAGGCCACTATGCACGAATTTGACGACACCATTGGAATCGATCGCATTCGCGCATGGCACTTGAATGACAGCAAGAAACCGCTCGGCAGCCGCGTCGATCGACACGAGCATATTGGCGAAGGATGCCTGGGGCTCGAACCGTTCCGCCACATCGTGAATGACCCCCGATTCGCAGAAATACCGATGTACCTGGAAACCGAAAAGGGCGAACGCGACGGCGTGAATCTGGATGCCATGAATCTCGCAACGCTCCGCGGACTTATGTCAAAATCATGA
- the csrA gene encoding carbon storage regulator CsrA, whose translation MLVLSRQRDESIFIGDNIKITVVDIRGDKVRLGIEAPTEIPVHRQEVYEAIQRENQRKTEEAAK comes from the coding sequence ATGCTCGTTCTTTCACGACAGCGCGATGAAAGCATCTTCATCGGCGACAACATCAAAATCACCGTTGTCGATATTCGTGGTGACAAAGTCCGACTGGGAATCGAAGCTCCCACGGAAATCCCCGTTCATCGACAAGAAGTGTATGAAGCGATTCAACGTGAGAATCAGAGAAAGACCGAAGAAGCCGCAAAATGA
- a CDS encoding 3-keto-disaccharide hydrolase, with protein MVFISLAGVSLAADNVPPAGFRPLFNGKDLSGWHGVSTEDPRKIAELTPEQRNEMRQKSLADIQQHWSVQGPDLVNDGHGLYLTTDEDFGNYELLIDYKTVALADSGIYLKGTPQVQIWDYKDPSKFSIGSDKGSGGLWNNSAGKPGKDPLVLADRPFGEWNSFRIRQIGARTTVFLNGKLVVDNAILENFFDKDRKVPLIARGPIQLQTHGGEIRWKNVFVREIPAAEANSLLAHDGFTSLFDGKSLTGWAGATDNYEVADGVIRCKPNKGGVLRTLNQYGDFIVRLEYKVPAGGNNGLAIRYPGEGDTAYVGMCELQVLDNEDPKYAKLDARQYHGSAYGMAAAARGYGRPAGEWNYQEVTVVGSTIKVELNGSVILDTDLSKITDYMANSPHPGKDRTQGYFGFAGHSDPVEFRNVWIKELSSVR; from the coding sequence TTGGTTTTCATCTCACTGGCAGGCGTCAGCCTGGCTGCTGACAATGTTCCACCCGCGGGGTTTCGCCCGCTCTTCAATGGAAAAGATCTGAGCGGCTGGCATGGTGTCAGCACGGAAGATCCGCGAAAGATTGCCGAATTGACTCCTGAGCAGCGTAATGAGATGCGCCAGAAGAGTTTGGCGGACATCCAACAACATTGGTCTGTTCAGGGGCCGGATCTTGTCAATGATGGCCACGGGCTTTATCTGACGACGGATGAGGATTTCGGCAACTATGAATTGCTGATCGACTACAAGACCGTCGCACTGGCAGACAGCGGGATCTATCTGAAGGGCACCCCCCAGGTCCAAATTTGGGACTACAAGGATCCGTCCAAATTCAGCATTGGTTCCGACAAGGGATCAGGCGGATTGTGGAACAATTCGGCCGGAAAGCCAGGTAAAGATCCGTTGGTGCTGGCGGACCGTCCTTTTGGCGAATGGAATTCGTTCCGTATCCGCCAAATCGGTGCCCGGACAACAGTATTTTTGAACGGGAAGCTTGTCGTCGACAATGCGATTCTCGAGAACTTTTTCGACAAGGACCGCAAGGTGCCTTTGATCGCTCGCGGTCCAATTCAATTGCAGACGCACGGTGGAGAAATTCGCTGGAAGAACGTGTTTGTCCGCGAGATTCCTGCGGCCGAAGCCAATTCCCTTCTCGCCCATGACGGATTCACCTCGTTGTTTGACGGTAAATCGTTGACTGGCTGGGCGGGCGCGACGGACAATTACGAAGTTGCCGACGGCGTGATTCGCTGCAAGCCGAACAAGGGCGGCGTGTTGCGTACACTTAATCAGTACGGTGATTTCATTGTTCGACTCGAATACAAAGTTCCAGCCGGTGGAAACAATGGTCTGGCGATTCGCTATCCAGGCGAAGGCGATACCGCTTACGTCGGAATGTGCGAGCTGCAGGTCTTGGACAATGAAGATCCAAAGTATGCCAAATTGGATGCGCGCCAGTATCACGGATCGGCATACGGCATGGCAGCCGCTGCCCGTGGATACGGACGCCCCGCAGGTGAGTGGAATTACCAGGAAGTCACCGTCGTCGGGTCAACGATCAAGGTCGAACTGAACGGCAGCGTGATCCTGGATACAGATCTCAGCAAGATCACCGACTACATGGCGAACTCGCCCCATCCTGGCAAAGATCGCACACAAGGTTACTTCGGTTTCGCCGGGCACAGTGATCCCGTTGAATTCCGCAATGTTTGGATCAAGGAACTGTCGTCGGTACGCTAG
- a CDS encoding glutamate-5-semialdehyde dehydrogenase, which produces MSEWTEYADQLTQQARRAARQLVIANGEQKQKWLHLAADLLVSRASEVISANSRDIEQAPTHGLNAAAIDRLTLTPARLETIAKALRDVAQLPDPVGEIIDSNVRPNGLLVTRVRVPLGVVFFIYESRPNVTVDAAALCVKSGNAVILRGGKEALHSNLALHRILRDALVETGLPEHAVQLVETTERQVVGELLKRGDRIDVTIPRGGKSLIERVTAEASMPVIKHFDGICHVFVDKSADHDMAIEILKNSKCQRPGVCNAAECLLVHAEIAEAFLPKVAAMLRAQRVEVRGCEQTVRLIPGAKLATDADYRTEYLDLIISAKIVSDLTAAINHIDEFGSHHTDTIVTNDLSSANRFTAEVDSAAVMVNASTRFNDGGEFGLGAEIGISTDKFHARGPCGLKELTSYKWVAHGSGQIRK; this is translated from the coding sequence ATGTCTGAATGGACCGAATACGCCGATCAGCTGACCCAGCAAGCGCGGCGTGCTGCACGACAACTGGTCATTGCCAACGGAGAACAAAAGCAGAAGTGGCTGCATCTCGCGGCGGATCTACTTGTTTCACGCGCGAGTGAAGTCATCTCTGCCAACTCTCGTGACATTGAGCAGGCTCCGACGCATGGACTGAATGCCGCGGCGATCGACCGTCTGACATTGACACCCGCTCGCTTGGAAACGATCGCCAAAGCGCTCCGCGACGTGGCTCAACTTCCGGACCCGGTCGGCGAAATCATCGATTCAAACGTGAGGCCGAATGGCCTGCTGGTGACTCGCGTCCGCGTTCCGCTGGGTGTTGTCTTTTTCATCTACGAATCACGCCCTAATGTCACCGTCGATGCGGCCGCCCTGTGCGTAAAAAGCGGCAATGCCGTCATCTTGCGCGGGGGGAAAGAGGCGTTACACAGCAATCTGGCGCTCCATCGCATCCTTCGAGACGCACTGGTCGAAACGGGCCTACCGGAACATGCCGTACAGCTCGTCGAGACGACCGAGCGACAGGTCGTTGGCGAACTGCTGAAACGCGGCGATCGCATCGACGTCACCATTCCTCGCGGAGGAAAATCGCTCATCGAGCGCGTCACGGCAGAAGCAAGCATGCCCGTCATCAAACATTTCGATGGCATCTGCCATGTGTTCGTCGACAAATCTGCCGACCACGACATGGCAATCGAGATTCTCAAAAACAGCAAATGCCAGCGTCCCGGGGTCTGCAATGCGGCAGAATGCCTGTTGGTTCACGCCGAAATCGCCGAGGCATTCCTGCCGAAGGTGGCCGCCATGCTTCGCGCACAACGGGTGGAAGTCCGTGGTTGCGAACAAACGGTACGCCTGATCCCCGGTGCAAAACTTGCCACCGATGCCGACTACCGAACCGAATATCTGGATCTCATTATTTCTGCCAAGATCGTCAGCGACCTGACGGCGGCCATCAACCACATTGACGAATTTGGCTCGCACCATACCGACACGATCGTCACGAATGATTTGAGTTCAGCCAATCGCTTCACCGCCGAAGTCGACTCAGCAGCCGTGATGGTAAATGCCAGCACTCGGTTTAACGACGGTGGAGAATTCGGCCTCGGAGCCGAGATCGGGATCTCGACGGATAAGTTCCATGCCCGTGGCCCCTGCGGGTTGAAGGAGCTGACGAGCTATAAATGGGTCGCGCATGGTTCGGGGCAGATTCGAAAATGA